The DNA sequence CGCGTAACCCAAGCTACGCCTCCGCACGGAGGATCGCCAAGTCTCGTCTAACGGACCGGGGAGAGTCGGGAATCGGGACATCGCGCTGCGCTGCCCTGCTGCGAGATCAGGACGTGGCTTCCCTACGAAGTCTTATCGGACCACCTTCATCGAGAGGATCTGGCCGTATGCGGCCGGCGCAGCCGGCGACCCGACGGCTCCTTACCGTTGGTATCAGTTTCACTTGGGTCTTGACCTCTAGGCTCAGCCCTCCCGCACCGCGGTAGGTCGCCTGCCGAGCGAGGTCCATGCCCCAAACCCGGCCAGACCAGCCACGATCGCGAGGGCGAAAAGCGACGTGCCGAAATAGGAAACGCTGGGATCCAGCGTGACCGGGAAAACGACTAAGACACACATCGTGAACATGCCGGTGACCGTGGCGAGCAGGCCGAACCGGGTGATGAGCCAGGAGAATAGAGCTGCCATGAGGAGCCCGAGCGTCACTCCGAGCCCTTTGCCGCCGAGTAACACCGGGGGCGCGAAGGCGCCGATAAACAGCACGAAGAGTGGCACCGCGAGCCACTTCCTTCGAACCAGAACGAGGAGAGCGATCAGGACCGACAGGAACCCGAGGGAGAGCCAGAGAGTGCCCATCATGGTCGAGGCCAAAGCGGCGAAAGCGACTCGGCTGCCGAGGAGAGGATCCGTGGTGGGCGTGTGGAAGACCCAGATAGGGTAGGAGGTCGGAAAAGGCGGGTCCGACCAGCCGAGCCACTGCGGGATCAGGAAGTAGAGCACGTGCCCGGGCAGTACAAGGAAGAGGCCCCCGACGGCACCCACCAGGAGGTGCTGACCCACCAGCGGGTCCCGCACCCGACCCGCGAGCAGGCGGCTCCACGAGATGAGAGTCCCGGGCCAGAGACGCCGCGTGTGCGGCTCGATTGCCACGTAGAGCACCCAGGCCACGGCCGCGACGAAGAGACAGCGAGCCACCGCGTTGCCCAGTAGGCTGATCTCGTACCCGAGGCGGGGAACGTGATGACCCGCGAAGACCCACCAGAGCAACCTGAGCGTGAACACTGCTGCGGCCAAGCGGCTGGCTCCCCGGCGGTCCCCTCGCCCGAGCCGGAGGTTGCGCAGTGCCAAGATCACGGGCAGAACGACAATCATCCAGTTGAACGTAAGCCAGAGGATGATCCAGGAGAGGCCCCCGGGAGCCTCCGTCGTAGTTTTAGGAACCTCGTCTGAGCCGGGTTCGGTCCAGTTGGGGGAGGAAGGCAGGATGCACTCGAAGAAGGTGGGTCTTGCCCCGGCAGCTGCAGCCTCGATGCGGACGGGGAGCCCCAGCTCGGGGAGGGTTCCGATCCATGCGGCCCGCACCTCGGAGAAGGCGCGGGGCTGGCGGGTCGGGGTCGCCGGCTGGAAAGCACTCATCTCGAGCCCAGCGGCATCGAACATTGGCCGCCAGTCGGCGAAGGCCGGCGACGGGCTCTCCAGGGAAACGGCCGCCGGCACGACGGAAAAAGCGCGCAGCCTGCCGCGAAGGTCGGTGATCACCGAGATATCTCCTTCCCGTGCCGGGGGGTAGTCCGCGGTCACTCTTCCGGTCCAACTGAGAGGCTCGAACGGACGCGGACTCTGCCTGTACTCGAAGCGCAAGGCGACCTGTCCGGGGGCCGCGAGGGGCTGCCAGCGCGACGGACTGCGGTCGGTGGCTGCCAGGAAGCGGGTATAGTCGAAATCCTGGCTGATGTAGTAGACCAGGTCTGTCGGTGGCTCGTCGTAGCCGAGGCCGGCGAGCATCTCGCGGGTGTCGTCCACCAGTACTGCGACCGGCTTCATCGGCGGCACCAGGCCGAAGACCGACGACTTGGGCGTCAGATAGGCGACGATGCCGAGCAGGGCCAACGTCACGACCAGCAGGAGGCCAACGATTCCGGGTCGGAGCCTCCCTTCCGGCCCCGCGGCCGCCACCATCTCGGGCGACGGCGTCTCGCCGGCCGCCAGGGCGGCGGCCAGAGGGTCGCCGCCCGGTAGCGTAGCCGCGACCTCGAGCGCCGCCGACGGCCTTTCGCCCGGATCCTCTTCGAGGCAGCGCAGAATCACCCGCTCGACGGTCGGGTCGATCCCCGAGACGTGACTCGACGGCGTCGACGGCGGGCTCTCCCGTGCCCGCCGCACCTCCTGCCAGCTAGTTCCCTCGAACGCTCGCTTGCCGGTGAAGAGCTCGTAGAGAAGCAGTCCCAGGGCGTAGAGGTCGCTTTGGACCGAGACTCCTTTCCCCGCCAGCTGCTCGGGGGACATGTAGGCGGGCGTTCCCGCTATCAGCTCAGCACGCTCGAACTCCCCCACGAATCCCGCCAGCCCGAAGTCGGTGATCCGCACTCGCCCGCGTTCGTCCAGCATCACGTTGGCCGGCTTCAAGTCCCGGTGCAGGATCCCCTCGGCGTGGGCCGCCGCCAGGCCCGCGCAGAGCTGCTGCGCGATCTGGGTTGCTTTTTCCCGCGGCAGCCGGCCGATCCGCTTGAGCAGTGACGCCAGGTCCTCGCCCTGGACGTGCTCCATCGACAGAAAAAGCTGCCCGTCGGTCTCGCCCACGTCGTAGACCCGGCAGACGTTGGGATGGGCGATCTGCCGCGCCAGTTTGATCTCGTTCAGGAACCGCGCCTTGACTTCCTCACTGCCGGTCAGTTCCTGCGACAGAAACTTGAGCGCCACCGCCTGGCCGAGCTTGAGATCGTCAGCGCGGAACACTTCTCCCATGCCTCCACCGCCCAGACGGTTGACGATCCGGTAGCGTCCAGCGAGGAGAGTTCCCGGCAGGAAGCGGGCGTCGTTGGCTTCGGGTGGGCGCGAGCGGGTCGAGCCGGACCCCGGTGTGAGCGCTGGCTCAACGCCCGCTTTGTCATGCTTTATCTTCTCCTCCGCCTCCTGGATCAGCGTTGCCAGGTAGTCGCCGGCCGGGGAGTCGAGAAGTCCCGTCTGCCCTTCCACCTCCAGGAGCGCTTCGATTTCGGCGCGCAGCTCGTCGTCGTGTTCGCACAATGCCACGAGCCGACCGGGTCGTTCGGC is a window from the bacterium genome containing:
- a CDS encoding protein kinase — translated: MTEPVDKARWQRIAVLLDELLELPEAERPGRLVALCEHDDELRAEIEALLEVEGQTGLLDSPAGDYLATLIQEAEEKIKHDKAGVEPALTPGSGSTRSRPPEANDARFLPGTLLAGRYRIVNRLGGGGMGEVFRADDLKLGQAVALKFLSQELTGSEEVKARFLNEIKLARQIAHPNVCRVYDVGETDGQLFLSMEHVQGEDLASLLKRIGRLPREKATQIAQQLCAGLAAAHAEGILHRDLKPANVMLDERGRVRITDFGLAGFVGEFERAELIAGTPAYMSPEQLAGKGVSVQSDLYALGLLLYELFTGKRAFEGTSWQEVRRARESPPSTPSSHVSGIDPTVERVILRCLEEDPGERPSAALEVAATLPGGDPLAAALAAGETPSPEMVAAAGPEGRLRPGIVGLLLVVTLALLGIVAYLTPKSSVFGLVPPMKPVAVLVDDTREMLAGLGYDEPPTDLVYYISQDFDYTRFLAATDRSPSRWQPLAAPGQVALRFEYRQSPRPFEPLSWTGRVTADYPPAREGDISVITDLRGRLRAFSVVPAAVSLESPSPAFADWRPMFDAAGLEMSAFQPATPTRQPRAFSEVRAAWIGTLPELGLPVRIEAAAAGARPTFFECILPSSPNWTEPGSDEVPKTTTEAPGGLSWIILWLTFNWMIVVLPVILALRNLRLGRGDRRGASRLAAAVFTLRLLWWVFAGHHVPRLGYEISLLGNAVARCLFVAAVAWVLYVAIEPHTRRLWPGTLISWSRLLAGRVRDPLVGQHLLVGAVGGLFLVLPGHVLYFLIPQWLGWSDPPFPTSYPIWVFHTPTTDPLLGSRVAFAALASTMMGTLWLSLGFLSVLIALLVLVRRKWLAVPLFVLFIGAFAPPVLLGGKGLGVTLGLLMAALFSWLITRFGLLATVTGMFTMCVLVVFPVTLDPSVSYFGTSLFALAIVAGLAGFGAWTSLGRRPTAVREG